A window of the Lysinibacillus irui genome harbors these coding sequences:
- a CDS encoding 2-oxoacid:acceptor oxidoreductase subunit alpha: MLHQLSWKVGGQQGEGIESTGEIFSMAMNRLGYFLYGYRHFSSRIKGGHTNNKITVRPTEVRAIADDLDILVAFDQETIDVNYKELTENGVILADAKFDPVKPEDSKAPLFAVPFTEIAAELGTSLMKNMVAIGSTASLLNLEDAVFQNVVDDIFGKKGEEVVQKNMEAITRGRQIMNELLGDRVGEWELAPADGKRRMFMIGNDAVALGALAAGTRFMAAYPITPASEIMEYLIKKLPKFGGTVIQTEDEIAAATMAIGANFGGVRSFTASAGPGLSLMMEAIGLSGMTEQPLVVVDTQRGGPSTGLPTKQEQSDLMAMLYGTHGEIPKVVIAPSTMEEAFFDTIQAFNIAEELQLPVILMTDLQLSLGKQSVEPFDYNKIEIRRGKIVTDELEEAADKAYFKRYEDTEDGISPRVLPGKLHGIHHVTGVEHDETGKPSEATGNRQTQMDKRFRKLAKLKFDNPVYVNAPHEEAEILLVGFNSTRGAIEEVQERLNAQGMKVNHAHIRLIHPFPSAEMAPLVAKAKKVIVVENNYTGQLANIMKMNIGGHEKIATITKYNGTPFLPGELENRVKELTR, translated from the coding sequence ATGTTACATCAGCTTTCATGGAAAGTCGGTGGGCAACAGGGTGAAGGGATTGAGAGTACAGGTGAGATTTTCTCAATGGCAATGAATCGTCTAGGTTATTTCCTATACGGTTATCGTCACTTCTCTTCTCGAATTAAAGGTGGCCATACGAATAATAAAATTACAGTTCGTCCAACAGAAGTACGTGCAATTGCGGATGATTTAGATATTTTAGTGGCATTCGATCAAGAAACAATCGATGTCAATTATAAAGAGCTTACAGAGAACGGTGTTATTTTAGCAGATGCGAAATTTGATCCTGTTAAACCAGAAGATTCAAAGGCACCTTTATTTGCTGTACCATTCACTGAAATCGCAGCAGAACTTGGTACTTCGTTAATGAAAAATATGGTGGCAATAGGATCTACCGCGTCATTACTAAATTTAGAGGATGCCGTGTTCCAAAATGTTGTTGATGATATTTTTGGTAAGAAGGGCGAAGAGGTCGTTCAAAAAAATATGGAAGCCATTACACGTGGTCGCCAAATTATGAATGAGCTTTTAGGTGATCGTGTAGGTGAATGGGAGCTTGCACCTGCAGATGGTAAACGTCGTATGTTTATGATTGGGAACGACGCTGTGGCGCTTGGTGCATTAGCTGCTGGGACACGCTTTATGGCTGCATATCCAATTACGCCAGCTTCTGAAATTATGGAATACTTGATTAAAAAATTACCGAAATTCGGCGGGACAGTCATCCAAACGGAAGATGAGATTGCTGCAGCTACGATGGCTATTGGTGCTAACTTTGGTGGTGTACGTTCCTTTACTGCTTCTGCAGGTCCTGGTCTTTCATTAATGATGGAAGCAATAGGTCTTTCAGGTATGACAGAGCAACCATTAGTAGTAGTCGATACACAACGTGGAGGTCCTTCAACGGGATTACCAACAAAGCAAGAGCAATCAGACCTAATGGCTATGCTTTACGGAACACATGGTGAAATTCCTAAAGTAGTCATCGCACCTTCTACTATGGAGGAAGCATTCTTTGATACAATCCAAGCATTTAATATTGCAGAGGAACTACAATTACCAGTTATCTTAATGACAGATTTACAATTGTCACTAGGGAAACAATCTGTAGAACCGTTCGATTACAATAAAATCGAAATTCGTCGAGGGAAAATAGTTACAGACGAATTGGAAGAAGCGGCAGATAAAGCCTACTTCAAACGCTATGAAGATACAGAAGATGGCATTTCACCTCGTGTATTACCAGGTAAATTACATGGTATTCACCACGTTACGGGTGTTGAACATGATGAAACAGGTAAGCCATCTGAAGCAACGGGTAATCGCCAAACGCAAATGGATAAACGTTTCCGTAAGTTAGCTAAATTAAAATTTGATAACCCAGTATATGTCAATGCCCCACATGAGGAAGCTGAGATTTTATTAGTAGGCTTTAACTCAACAAGGGGTGCTATTGAAGAAGTGCAAGAACGATTAAATGCGCAAGGAATGAAGGTAAATCATGCACATATTCGCTTAATTCACCCATTCCCATCTGCGGAAATGGCTCCTCTTGTAGCAAAAGCGAAAAAAGTGATTGTTGTCGAAAATAACTATACTGGTCAACTAGCTAATATTATGAAGATGAATATTGGTGGTCATGAGAAGATTGCAACAATTACTAAATACAATGGTACACCATTCTTGCCAGGTGAATTAGAAAATCGTGTGAAGGAGTTGACTCGCTAA
- a CDS encoding 2-oxoglutarate ferredoxin oxidoreductase subunit beta, whose product MTVNNVIDFIAKKKEREERKRAQDLELYVATQCNFQQPEKIDALVDDKLIEVKDHTLFLGFLSILKDEQIEPLAIFQDVFTLEPSRFELSYNMRWWSVVQLAFTFLTILKEHEPHTYADFLGLSN is encoded by the coding sequence ATGACCGTGAATAACGTCATTGATTTTATTGCAAAGAAAAAGGAACGTGAAGAAAGAAAGCGTGCACAGGATTTAGAACTTTATGTAGCCACACAGTGCAATTTTCAGCAGCCTGAAAAAATAGATGCTCTTGTAGATGATAAATTGATTGAAGTAAAGGATCATACATTATTTCTGGGCTTTTTATCCATTCTAAAGGATGAGCAAATCGAGCCACTCGCTATTTTTCAGGATGTTTTTACGTTAGAGCCTTCTCGATTTGAGCTGTCCTACAATATGAGATGGTGGTCAGTTGTGCAGCTAGCATTTACATTTTTAACAATTCTAAAGGAACATGAGCCGCATACATATGCAGATTTCTTAGGTCTCTCCAACTAA
- a CDS encoding ABC transporter substrate-binding protein — MAIQKWWKKGLIGALTISMLAACSDSSSSANEVSKDLSLEEITEKAKEEGTVNSVGMPDTWANWVETWEELGAEYSIKHKDTDMSSAEELAKFEAEKDDATADIGDVGIAFGPIAKDKGLTLPYKTSYWDEIPDWAKDDEGHWIVGYTGTISFLTDKNNVKNPPTSWEDLKKGDYTVSIGDALTANQAQFAILAAAMAFGGDESNIQPGIDFFAELAKQGRLQGDPSVANLEKGEIDVAILWDFNALGYRHQIDEERFDVVIPSEGSVTSGYATIINKYAKNPHAAMLAREYILSDAGQENLAKGYARPIREKVELPQDVRDLLLPADMYTNAQPVKDQKKWEETTKQIPQYYQEQVLIHAK; from the coding sequence ATGGCAATTCAAAAGTGGTGGAAAAAAGGTCTAATTGGTGCATTAACAATTTCCATGTTAGCAGCTTGTTCTGACAGTTCATCTAGTGCAAATGAGGTAAGCAAAGATTTATCGCTTGAGGAAATTACGGAGAAAGCGAAGGAAGAGGGTACTGTTAATTCCGTTGGTATGCCAGATACATGGGCGAACTGGGTGGAAACTTGGGAAGAGCTTGGAGCCGAATATAGCATAAAGCACAAAGATACGGATATGTCGAGTGCTGAAGAGTTAGCGAAATTTGAAGCAGAGAAAGATGATGCTACAGCAGATATTGGCGATGTTGGCATCGCTTTTGGTCCAATCGCTAAGGACAAGGGCTTAACCTTACCATATAAAACTTCGTACTGGGATGAAATACCTGATTGGGCTAAGGACGATGAAGGACACTGGATTGTCGGTTATACGGGGACCATTTCATTTTTAACAGATAAAAATAATGTGAAGAATCCTCCAACTTCCTGGGAGGATCTGAAAAAAGGAGATTACACAGTTAGTATTGGGGATGCCTTAACGGCAAATCAAGCTCAGTTTGCTATTTTAGCTGCGGCAATGGCATTTGGGGGAGATGAATCGAATATCCAGCCTGGCATTGATTTTTTTGCTGAGTTAGCAAAACAAGGTCGATTACAAGGAGATCCATCCGTAGCAAATTTAGAAAAAGGAGAAATTGATGTCGCCATCTTATGGGATTTTAATGCCTTAGGGTATCGTCATCAAATTGATGAAGAACGTTTCGATGTAGTGATCCCATCGGAAGGATCTGTTACTTCTGGCTATGCAACGATTATTAATAAGTATGCAAAAAATCCACATGCTGCCATGCTTGCTCGCGAATATATTTTATCCGATGCTGGTCAAGAGAATTTAGCAAAGGGCTATGCACGCCCAATTCGAGAAAAGGTAGAGTTACCACAGGATGTAAGGGATCTACTATTACCAGCAGATATGTATACGAATGCTCAACCAGTAAAAGATCAAAAGAAATGGGAAGAAACAACAAAGCAAATTCCTCAATACTATCAAGAGCAGGTGTTAATCCATGCAAAATAA
- a CDS encoding ABC transporter permease encodes MIVLISKRQSIAWLSPFLVLLLLFFFVPLFYMLITSFQNSEGFTLMQYEAIFTNDYILQGFKNSITLSIISALIALIVTLFAVYAMMKFSEPVREKILILSNLTSNFSGIPLAFAFIVLLGNSGLFTLLFEKWDIDVLSSFSLYSWGGLLLIYIYFQLPLSLMLLYPIYDGIQQHWKEAAALLGASSWQFWMKIGLPIMLPGIVGTFSVLFANAMGAYASAYALTSSNYNLVAIRIGSLIKGDIFAQPELASAIAVILAVTMVTAMLISEWSISKTRRKLK; translated from the coding sequence GTGATTGTGTTGATATCGAAGCGGCAATCCATTGCCTGGCTTTCGCCTTTTCTTGTCTTACTATTATTGTTTTTCTTTGTTCCGTTATTTTATATGCTCATAACAAGCTTTCAAAATAGTGAAGGCTTTACGTTGATGCAATATGAAGCCATTTTTACGAATGACTATATTTTACAAGGTTTTAAAAATAGTATTACATTATCCATTATCTCTGCCTTGATTGCGCTAATTGTCACATTGTTCGCGGTCTATGCCATGATGAAATTTTCTGAACCAGTAAGGGAGAAAATTTTAATTTTATCAAATTTAACTTCGAATTTTTCGGGTATTCCGCTTGCATTTGCTTTTATCGTTTTACTCGGAAATAGCGGGCTATTTACCCTATTATTTGAAAAATGGGATATCGATGTACTATCGTCCTTCTCTCTTTATAGTTGGGGTGGTTTATTATTAATCTACATTTACTTTCAGCTTCCGTTATCACTCATGCTGTTATATCCCATTTATGATGGGATTCAGCAACATTGGAAGGAAGCCGCTGCCTTACTAGGCGCATCTAGTTGGCAGTTTTGGATGAAGATTGGTCTACCTATTATGCTACCAGGTATTGTTGGAACATTTAGTGTGTTGTTCGCCAATGCGATGGGTGCGTATGCTTCTGCCTATGCACTAACAAGCAGTAATTATAACCTCGTTGCGATTCGTATTGGTTCATTAATAAAAGGGGATATCTTTGCTCAACCAGAGCTAGCAAGTGCGATAGCGGTCATTCTCGCTGTAACAATGGTCACTGCTATGCTAATTAGTGAGTGGAGCATCTCAAAAACAAGGAGGAAACTTAAATGA
- a CDS encoding lantibiotic immunity ABC transporter MutG family permease subunit, with the protein MVMLRLLRAECLKTKRTPFLLTHLLVPLIISGIFLAYYTYSPWDFQGKVTAYFQGLACGLPIIIGLVCAMASEQEANAGHFQVMLATTNRKIMTYMAKLLLLLLFSLGAIFLSIAIFSIGFIELLHEVHFDYSFYSMAACILFGSHVIIYILHLFVSLQFGKGASIGLGIVEALLVALLLTGLGDSIWPFLPYGWSGHFISLWIIKSVGMDITLLEASLRHGIIACIGGILVTFILSCLWFWKWEGRASEH; encoded by the coding sequence ATGGTCATGTTACGATTATTAAGAGCAGAATGTCTTAAAACAAAAAGAACACCTTTTTTACTCACACATCTACTGGTCCCCCTCATTATTTCAGGGATCTTTTTAGCCTACTACACTTATTCACCATGGGATTTTCAAGGAAAGGTAACAGCATATTTTCAGGGATTAGCGTGTGGTTTACCTATTATTATAGGATTGGTGTGTGCTATGGCATCTGAACAGGAGGCAAACGCAGGTCATTTTCAGGTAATGCTGGCTACAACGAACAGAAAAATCATGACATACATGGCTAAACTGTTACTGTTATTGCTCTTTAGCCTTGGAGCTATTTTTCTTTCTATAGCAATTTTTAGTATAGGCTTTATAGAACTATTACATGAAGTACATTTTGATTATTCATTTTATAGTATGGCTGCATGTATTCTGTTCGGCAGTCATGTCATTATATATATATTACATTTATTTGTTAGTCTCCAATTTGGAAAAGGAGCTTCAATTGGACTTGGTATAGTAGAAGCTCTTTTGGTTGCTTTACTGCTTACAGGCTTAGGAGATAGTATTTGGCCATTTTTACCTTATGGATGGAGCGGGCACTTCATTTCCTTATGGATCATAAAGTCTGTAGGAATGGATATAACATTGCTCGAGGCTAGCTTGCGTCATGGTATCATAGCTTGTATAGGAGGCATATTAGTGACCTTTATACTGTCGTGTCTATGGTTTTGGAAATGGGAAGGCAGAGCATCAGAACATTAG
- a CDS encoding lantibiotic immunity ABC transporter MutE/EpiE family permease subunit, which yields MIAIIKAEQLKWKRSFIPKLLWLTPIMTLLLSAVLMGGTFFQTGAYNWWYSMLLPGALTICCALVVEKDKKMKYHSLLALPLNLKKIWLAKILATSLWLLLITIIFFIGITAGGLLFNHSLPLTSSLLSALIIFLTFLWQIPLCLFLAAKLGTYLAILINLVANIIGIVAFADGDLWYSYPFAIGARLLCSTLGILPNGLPVPEGSPLFNNSVILPGLLIALALFIMISFLTAKWFQNREAK from the coding sequence ATGATAGCAATTATAAAAGCAGAACAATTAAAATGGAAGCGATCTTTTATCCCAAAATTACTTTGGCTTACGCCCATTATGACATTACTTTTAAGTGCTGTACTTATGGGTGGGACTTTCTTTCAAACAGGTGCTTATAACTGGTGGTACTCCATGCTTTTGCCAGGAGCTTTGACGATCTGCTGTGCTTTAGTGGTGGAAAAAGATAAAAAAATGAAATATCATAGTTTACTTGCATTACCACTTAACCTGAAAAAAATCTGGCTTGCAAAAATACTTGCAACAAGTTTATGGTTACTACTAATTACGATTATTTTCTTTATAGGAATCACAGCAGGAGGTTTGCTTTTCAATCATAGTTTACCTCTAACAAGTAGTTTACTGAGTGCTCTCATCATTTTTCTTACGTTTTTGTGGCAAATTCCCTTATGTCTTTTCTTAGCAGCTAAATTAGGCACCTATTTAGCTATTTTGATAAATTTAGTAGCTAATATCATTGGGATTGTTGCTTTTGCAGACGGGGATTTGTGGTATTCTTATCCATTTGCAATTGGAGCACGTTTATTATGTTCAACACTTGGCATATTACCAAATGGTTTGCCAGTTCCAGAAGGAAGCCCATTATTCAATAATAGTGTTATACTTCCAGGCTTACTAATTGCCTTAGCTTTATTTATAATGATTAGCTTCCTGACTGCAAAGTGGTTTCAAAATAGGGAGGCGAAATAG
- a CDS encoding sensor histidine kinase codes for MGLFMFAFSANIILPANYAETQITKVKDHIASSSLVTDNMIPDLVDYAVISNQGKYLSGNLTEKEALHAFHLQQKGERQSSSRFYTFIEREQEVCILRYSLVPEYRSTIIRKYLPNPQLTVLLLFILGVILQATVLAVHFGRRLKRKMSGLQVAIEKIQNQNLDFHLKPSGIREIDDIALSFEQMKEALNRSLTQQWEAERSRREQISALAHDLKTPLTIIRGNAELLQDTVQDDIQKEYNRYILKNTIEIEKFTKQLMDISKMEQHVVNAKTNVELDSFVHKIEQQMKALALEKRLEVDVVKDKLPAVLMIEEELFYRALLNVIVNAVEYTPNNSKVTLSVAGELNFVHFTVTDSGPGFSSKDIKEATKQFYRGDPSRNSAKHHGMGLYIVESIIQKHGGTLTLANSSITGGGKVTITIPTSGL; via the coding sequence ATGGGTCTATTTATGTTTGCCTTTTCGGCTAATATCATTTTGCCAGCAAATTATGCAGAAACTCAGATTACTAAGGTGAAAGATCATATTGCTTCAAGCAGTTTAGTTACAGACAATATGATTCCTGATCTTGTAGACTACGCTGTTATATCCAATCAAGGGAAATATCTTTCTGGCAATTTAACAGAAAAAGAGGCTCTCCATGCTTTTCATTTGCAGCAAAAGGGGGAGAGGCAGAGTAGCTCTAGGTTTTATACATTTATTGAACGAGAACAGGAAGTGTGTATTCTACGCTATAGTTTAGTTCCCGAGTATCGCTCCACTATAATAAGAAAGTACTTACCCAACCCTCAACTAACAGTGTTACTGTTATTTATTTTAGGAGTAATTTTGCAGGCAACAGTGCTTGCAGTTCATTTCGGCAGAAGGCTTAAACGGAAAATGTCGGGCTTACAAGTGGCCATTGAAAAAATCCAAAATCAAAATTTGGATTTTCATTTAAAACCTTCTGGTATTAGAGAAATAGATGATATTGCACTCTCTTTTGAGCAAATGAAGGAAGCATTAAATCGTTCATTAACACAACAATGGGAGGCAGAGAGGTCGCGAAGAGAACAAATTTCTGCACTTGCCCATGATTTGAAAACACCTCTTACCATTATTCGGGGAAATGCGGAGCTTTTACAAGATACTGTTCAAGATGATATACAAAAAGAATATAATCGTTATATATTAAAAAATACCATTGAAATAGAAAAATTCACAAAGCAATTAATGGACATATCGAAGATGGAACAACATGTTGTGAATGCAAAAACAAATGTAGAATTAGATTCCTTTGTTCATAAGATAGAACAACAAATGAAGGCTCTTGCTTTGGAAAAAAGACTCGAAGTAGATGTAGTGAAAGATAAATTGCCTGCTGTTTTGATGATAGAGGAGGAACTCTTTTATCGGGCTCTTTTAAATGTGATTGTTAATGCTGTTGAATATACACCCAATAATAGCAAAGTCACTTTATCGGTTGCTGGAGAATTAAACTTTGTTCATTTTACTGTGACAGATAGTGGTCCAGGTTTTTCATCGAAAGATATAAAAGAAGCAACCAAGCAATTTTATCGAGGGGATCCAAGTAGGAATTCTGCAAAACATCATGGGATGGGGCTTTACATTGTAGAATCGATTATTCAAAAACATGGTGGAACATTGACGCTAGCTAATAGTTCGATAACGGGTGGAGGAAAAGTGACAATCACAATTCCAACGTCAGGGTTGTAA
- a CDS encoding lantibiotic protection ABC transporter ATP-binding protein yields the protein MKELILKTENLYKAFKGQTIVDNLSLEIQRNTVYGLLGPNGAGKSTTLKMITGMLQPNAGEIIFNGRPWTRNDLQDIGVLIETPPLYENLTAKENLKVRTVALGLPQNRIEEVLEIVDLTNTGKKRAGQFSLGMKQRLGIAIALLNKPKLLILDEPTNGLDPIGIQDLRKLIRSFPAQGITVILSSHILSEVEQVVDDIGIIADGKLGYQGMAPQGQELESLFMQVVSANRKAGH from the coding sequence ATGAAAGAATTGATTTTGAAAACGGAAAATCTTTATAAAGCTTTTAAAGGTCAAACAATTGTGGACAATTTATCTTTAGAAATCCAACGAAATACCGTTTATGGTTTGCTCGGACCTAACGGAGCAGGGAAGTCAACAACATTAAAGATGATTACTGGCATGCTACAGCCTAATGCAGGGGAAATCATTTTTAATGGGCGTCCATGGACACGAAATGATTTACAAGACATCGGTGTCTTAATTGAAACCCCCCCTCTATATGAAAATTTAACAGCAAAAGAAAATTTAAAAGTTCGAACGGTAGCGTTAGGTCTACCGCAAAATCGTATTGAAGAAGTATTAGAAATTGTAGATTTAACAAATACGGGAAAGAAACGGGCTGGCCAGTTTTCCTTAGGTATGAAACAAAGATTGGGAATAGCCATTGCGCTGTTAAACAAACCAAAGCTATTAATTTTAGATGAACCGACGAATGGGCTAGATCCAATTGGAATTCAAGATCTACGGAAGCTTATTCGCTCATTTCCTGCCCAGGGCATCACAGTTATATTATCTAGTCATATACTGTCTGAGGTGGAACAAGTCGTTGATGACATTGGCATTATTGCTGATGGCAAATTGGGCTATCAGGGAATGGCACCACAGGGACAGGAATTAGAATCTTTATTTATGCAGGTTGTGTCTGCTAATAGAAAGGCAGGCCATTAA
- a CDS encoding response regulator transcription factor — MANILVVDDEEDILMLIKNSLRTDDHLVTIVSEPTEVAKLDLGIFDLILLDVMMPAIDGFTLCGQIRHAVDCPILFLTAKSLEEDVMYGLGLGADDYLTKPFGIGELRARVNAHIRRERREKRSILYIDNVHFNLSGKELFVHNERVMLTKSEYEICEFLARNRGQVFSKEQIYETIFGFDGKSDSTAITEHIKNIRSKLHTFDIDVINTVWGIGYKWSQ; from the coding sequence ATGGCGAATATATTAGTAGTTGATGATGAGGAAGATATTTTAATGTTGATTAAAAATTCACTTCGAACAGATGATCATTTAGTAACAATTGTATCCGAACCAACAGAAGTTGCTAAGCTAGATCTAGGTATCTTCGATTTAATTTTGCTCGATGTGATGATGCCTGCTATTGATGGCTTTACACTATGCGGACAAATTCGCCATGCAGTGGATTGTCCGATTCTTTTTCTTACTGCTAAATCGCTAGAGGAAGATGTTATGTATGGTCTTGGATTAGGTGCAGATGATTATTTAACCAAACCCTTTGGCATTGGGGAGCTACGTGCAAGGGTCAATGCCCATATTCGACGTGAAAGAAGAGAGAAACGGAGCATTCTTTATATCGATAATGTGCATTTTAATCTTTCAGGTAAAGAGCTTTTTGTTCATAATGAGCGAGTCATGCTAACTAAAAGTGAGTATGAGATATGTGAATTTTTAGCACGTAATCGGGGACAAGTTTTTTCAAAAGAACAAATATACGAAACGATTTTTGGATTTGATGGCAAAAGTGATAGTACGGCGATAACAGAACATATTAAAAATATCCGCTCAAAGCTACATACTTTTGACATAGATGTCATTAACACGGTTTGGGGGATTGGATATAAATGGAGTCAATAA
- a CDS encoding alkaline phosphatase family protein yields the protein MQNNKVVLIVIDALRFDTACTHMGFLHHLVERKVAARYKICSEVPSLSRPLYETILTGTPPIVHGVTSNMTVRISNQKSVFHVAKEHGLSTAASAYYWVSELYNRAPFSHMEDRLQLDKQLPIENGLFYFEDHYPDSHVFADAAWLMDQKQPDFLYIHPMNVDDDGHKFTADSAQYRNRVLAMDALLSLFIPKCMAQGYEVIVTADHGMTSDGNHGGTTHEDRHVPLFVISDFVKAGIKEGIISQLQIAPLCCHLLAIEPAEGMVPLLLEGVFTAKEV from the coding sequence ATGCAAAATAACAAAGTGGTACTCATTGTGATCGATGCGCTACGTTTTGATACGGCCTGTACACATATGGGATTCTTGCACCATCTAGTCGAACGTAAGGTGGCCGCTCGCTATAAAATTTGCTCAGAGGTGCCATCCTTATCAAGACCTTTATATGAGACGATCTTAACAGGGACACCCCCCATTGTTCATGGAGTTACAAGCAATATGACCGTACGTATATCGAATCAAAAAAGTGTCTTTCATGTCGCAAAGGAACATGGTTTGTCCACTGCAGCCTCTGCTTATTATTGGGTAAGTGAGCTATACAATAGAGCGCCATTTAGCCATATGGAGGATAGATTACAACTTGATAAACAGTTACCTATTGAAAATGGTTTGTTCTATTTCGAGGATCATTATCCTGATAGTCATGTATTTGCTGATGCAGCATGGTTAATGGATCAAAAGCAGCCTGATTTTCTTTATATCCATCCAATGAATGTTGATGATGATGGTCATAAATTTACGGCAGATTCCGCACAATATCGCAATCGAGTTTTAGCAATGGATGCATTACTTTCCTTATTTATTCCTAAGTGTATGGCACAAGGCTATGAGGTCATCGTTACGGCTGATCATGGTATGACAAGTGATGGCAATCATGGCGGAACTACCCATGAGGATCGACATGTCCCGCTGTTTGTCATTTCTGATTTTGTAAAGGCTGGTATTAAAGAAGGGATTATTTCGCAATTACAAATTGCACCATTATGCTGTCATTTATTAGCTATTGAGCCTGCTGAAGGTATGGTACCACTCCTACTAGAAGGTGTGTTTACAGCAAAAGAAGTTTAA
- a CDS encoding 2-oxoacid:ferredoxin oxidoreductase subunit beta, which translates to MATFKDFRNTVKPNWCPGCGDFSVQAAIQRAAANVGIEPNELAVISGIGCSGRISGYINSYGFHGIHGRALPIAQGLKMANRDLHVIASGGDGDGFAIGMGHTIHAIRRNIDITYIVMDNQIYGLTKGQTSPRSAAGFITKSTPGGAIEPSLKPLEVALTSGATFVAQGFSTDIKELTALIEAGINHKGFSFINVFSPCVTYNKVNTYDWFKENLTKLADVEGYDHSDRGMAMRTVMEHEGLVTGIIYHDTETTSYQQKVPGYSELPLTDIDIKMSENDFNELVKEFM; encoded by the coding sequence ATGGCAACATTTAAGGATTTTCGTAATACAGTGAAGCCAAATTGGTGCCCAGGTTGTGGAGACTTCTCCGTACAAGCAGCTATTCAACGTGCTGCTGCAAATGTCGGCATTGAACCAAATGAACTGGCTGTCATTTCTGGAATTGGTTGTTCAGGTCGTATCTCAGGCTATATTAATTCTTATGGATTCCATGGTATCCATGGCCGTGCACTTCCAATTGCACAAGGATTAAAAATGGCCAATCGTGATTTACATGTCATCGCTTCAGGTGGTGATGGTGATGGATTTGCTATCGGTATGGGGCATACAATTCATGCGATCCGCCGTAATATCGATATCACTTATATTGTAATGGATAACCAAATCTATGGCTTAACAAAAGGTCAAACATCTCCACGTTCTGCTGCCGGATTTATTACGAAATCTACACCAGGTGGAGCGATTGAGCCATCATTAAAACCGTTAGAGGTAGCATTAACAAGTGGTGCTACATTTGTGGCACAAGGTTTCTCTACAGATATTAAAGAATTAACAGCTTTAATTGAAGCTGGTATTAACCATAAAGGCTTCTCATTTATCAATGTCTTCTCACCTTGTGTAACGTACAACAAAGTGAACACATATGATTGGTTTAAAGAAAACTTAACAAAACTAGCAGATGTGGAAGGCTATGATCACTCAGATCGTGGAATGGCGATGCGTACAGTAATGGAACATGAGGGCTTAGTAACAGGTATTATTTATCATGATACAGAAACAACATCGTATCAGCAAAAAGTACCTGGCTACTCTGAGTTACCATTAACAGATATCGATATCAAAATGAGTGAAAATGATTTTAATGAATTAGTAAAAGAGTTTATGTAA